A segment of the Asterias amurensis chromosome 11, ASM3211899v1 genome:
CAGTCTTCTATGATTACCAATGCCAATGACAATAGAGAAACTATGCACCATTGTTTTCAAATACTAATTTTTCAGTTTTGATTGTTGTGTGTGTATAGATGGACATTTATTTCTGGGTGCGTGAACATCGTGTACATCACAGATTCTCAGAGACCAATGCTGATCCACACAATGCTAAGAGAGGGTTCTTCTTTTCCCATGTGGGTTGGCTTCTGTGCCGTAAACATCCGGATGTTATCGAGAAGGGGTCAAAGGTTGATCTGAGTGACCTCATGGCTGACCCTGTCATCCGGTATCAGAGAAAGTCAGTACAGATAACCATTCAAAATATCATCATTAAAGGGATGTAGGGACTATTTCTTTTTGCGTGATGTTCGCCTCgggttttcggcgatatctaaaaatcaaaaccttttgaaattaaatgttCACACGTTAGcttttttgtatacatgtacatctatatcgaagttttaaaaatcaaacggttaaaaaaaaaagggtattGGCTTTAAATAGATTTGGCCTTACGCCTCACGCACTCACCAAAAGAATACAAACATAATTCACATGTAATATGTATCTGCTTTAGTTATAGACATCAGTTTCCTAAAACTATTCTCATTCCGCACGTCTGTTGCACAACCTCGATTTGGCCGAATATTCGTCGTTGTTTCTATACTCATTGCAACTGGTTTATGCCCCCAAGAGATTCACATATACTGTCAATTCGATACTTTCTTTACGCAGAGTAGTGAAAGTTTAACTCCATTCATATTTCAATCAGAGTTAATCGTTGTGTTCATAATTTCCTCCAGGTACTTTCTACCCTTGATGCTATTCTTCTGCTTCATCATGCCGACTACCATCCCCACCCTATGGGGAGAATCACTCTGGAACGCCTACTTCATAGCAGCAATACTCCGCTATTGTCTACTGATGAACAGTACGTGGTTAGTGAACAGCGCGGCCCACCTCTGGGGTAGCAAGCCGTACGATCGCTCCATAAACCCCGTCGAGAATGCCCTCGTGTCTACCCTCACAGGGGGAGAGGGATGGCACAATTACCACCATACATTCCCGTGGGATTACAGGGCTGGAGAGTTCGGATGGAGAATCAACCCCACCACCATGTTCATTGATTTGATGGCTGTTTTGGGCCAGGTGACGGATAGAAAAACCACTTCAAGAGAATCCGTAAAGTCCAGGAAGTTGAGAACCGGATAAGAACTAGACTTGGTTTCAAGTCTGCGATCGTGGCTTTCAGTCTACACCCGATGGCAAATTTATTATTGCCTGAAGtagcccccccccttttgtAGATTAACCTCCGCCATTAGCCTACGACGAAATGGGGCGCGTGATCTGTGGGGCGTTTTTCGTGGACGATGCAGAGGAATAACCGTGATCTCAGACTTGACACCAAGTCTAGGTAGAAAACATTTGGATTGACTTTTGACTTCTTTTATAAAGCCCATATAAAGCTTATGTGTGCTTTATTAAAGATAAAAACCAAAGGCAGATCCCAATGGTGGATTGAACATAATAAAATGGCTGCATCTAATAACCTGTATCTGCAATATGACTTTTCTGCGCTTGGCAAATTTTGTAGGCTTTATGGATTTGGGCAATGAAAATTACTTGGTGCTATTAGTATTAACAATATTGGTTAGATACACAGTTAAATTCAGTATTAGATGACTGTTGAGTATGATGTTGATAAAGTAAAGAGAATGTTTTACataaaatcaatcaaacaattaaatatgctatgtcagatttttggccccaaacattaaaaaatagattttttgagtgaatggtatttcaaagagtatcacccgctctaacgaaaaaaagtttaacttttacttttaatggtcaggaaccatgacaaaaatttaagaCGTAAATAagaaaacacataagaattggtcacgtgatatattgtcgggatcccgacaaaaactaatttagagcactttatttcactactaataattggcggactttttcgacaatggctcaaatgaaagcttgtacctttctcgacccccattaaaacacctattgaattttaaatcaaaatgtttcggtcaaatcggccaaaaatccgacatagcatctttaacgcACTAACAAAGCAAACATTGCCCTGAAGTGTcccaaattttgtttgtaaaggAAACTATAATTTTTGATGTTCTGTTCTTTTTTATAAGGGGCTTTATGAATGCCATGCCGCTTATCCAGCCATAACAAGATCACTCACAAAGTGGAATAACACACAATTTAGAAGTTGACTTATCATAATAGTTTCTCGATGGTTTAAGTTTAAAaattgcattggggataaaggatattaattttggttttacctatacACAAATTCGACAATGAGCAGCCaaattcattttcatgcgtttgaattaaagctgttttgcctctccagttgttactgtgtTTCAAACTTataattcggccattcaattttgttttgagtcgagtcagattcctttagcactctgttcaatttagcctATATCGTCAATCTTTTTCGTggcacacacgcctcaagaagcgtctaagaatttgaatgctgctttgatgattcttaaattgaatgattattttgctaaatcgaatgacgcaacattacatttgactaatcataaaacgaattcgatttcgcgcgaaatagaatagctttgtggttaaattggctgctcagttgccgaaattgacagagaaaaccgatagcactgtgtactcggaTATTTATCTCGGTGAGACAGTATGGTATGACAATTTCATCATTGGGTACAATGCATGGCTCACATGCAGCTCTGTCGGTATGATAGCTGCACTAATGGACATTATtgtaaaagaaataataattacTTGTGTCTCACCATTCAACAAACCGGTTGGCTGTGCAGTGTCAGATGAGGTCTGTCCAGCTCAGTGTAATGGCTTCGTCATAATCGTGTGCCACACAGGTCCTGTGtccaaaacaataatatttgtaCAATATAAGTTCATTTCATACAACACACTATAATGTGTTAAAAACTAACAGTAATACTAACTGAGACCATCAGCATTGATGTAATAAACTTACtaaattaaatgcattttatgATTGTTTTCGCTTGGTCGtctattttgtttcttacaGACGTGTTGTTTTAAGGTCTGAAATATCCATAGTCGTGAAAAAACGGGAAAAGTAGGAAATAGGCctactacaaaaataatttCGGCTTACAGTAATGAAGTAGTTTCAAAAGTAGCTGAGCGCCCGTCTCATGTAGAGAGAGAAACTCGTGCGCCTTTAGCTTTagctttatacatgtataacccAAAACCTAGCATTTAAAAGATCTTCAAGGTCATagcttttatgttttttttttaaaatgatccAATATGGTACCCCGAGGCTTTTGATTTCAACATAGAGCATGGGATACACttaaccctcaaaataacacaaatttcGCACAAATAGCGTTATgtataatttttcaaaatggagtAAGGTCAGTTTTTATACCTATGACACAGAAAACTTCTAATATTGCCAAGAAAAAATAAGTTAGTTGTCAGAACATATTTTTCATTTGAGTTAAAGTGGATGAAAGACTCTAAAAATATTTACCCACGAGTGAATGACATGTAGGCTACTTGGGTTTAAACCTGGGCCTACCCGCAATAAGATTTTACCACATGTTAATGGCATTTCTGAGACACCGTAATAAAACAATAGCATGGAGTCTGAAATCCAAACGTATTTCGTGTTGAATACCACGACCGTTTGATAATGCACCATACTATTTCAAAATGGCGCAGCAGAGATCGTCACTTTCTCACTTTCTGAGGAAACTCGGAGAGCTTGTCCTCACTAGATTTCCATTTTTCTGTGCCCTCGCATTTACAATGCTGTGCAGTGAAAGGGAGTCTAGTAGAAGGTATTACGTTACTCAAATAATCACTCGAGCTTTTATTTCTGTCAAAAACCCGGTAGGTTTTTGGCGATTTGTACGTGCCCAGTTTCCGGACATTAGGATTTTTATGTGTAACCACCGTTCCCTGATGACGAGATAAAACCGTTTACTGCCGAGTTGTCTGCGGAACTAAAGCTCAATTTCATTCATAAAACCATTACTGTTTTAGCATAGAGGCGTGAACTGTCTACTCTCGGCTAGACCTATTTACGCCCTGATTTTTGCATTTCGCTGGCACTcctatttttaatataaaaaaattgtatcttCTTTTAGAAATcttttgaatattatttaaataagtATCTACAATTTAAATTCATTTGAATCATACATTTATATTCATAGTGGCAACATAAATAAGTGAAAATGGTGGTCAGaatttacacattttaaaaagtaaGGGTACTTCCCTGTCAGTCATGTCAATCTCCTTGCCATTATTCCACTCTTTCACATGAACATcattaaattaatcaaaatgcacttatgttttgggtatgatGTAATGCAATCGTTTTAAAACCGGCAAAGCTctttgattaaaataaaaagtattaaccttaaagacattggacacttttggttattgtcaaacaCCAATCTTCTaatttgctgtatctcaacatatgcataaaataacaaacctatgaaaatttgagctaactATCGGTTTtatcaaagttgtgtgcttttagatgcttgatttcgagatctcaaattctaaatctgaggtctcaaaagctaaatacatggaaaattacttctttttcgaaaagtactccagtccacttcacaatgttttatactaccaacctctcccacattacttgttgccaagtaaggttttatgctaataattattttgagtaatataccgagtgtccactgcctttaaccattgaGGAATGAGATTGTCTCGTTTTGTTCATGCCGTTTCAGACCGGAGGGGTATCCTCATACCGTTATCTACGTTCATTTAGCTCTACTCATCCTTGAGGGCAGTATGATGTCATTTGCAACTCAGAGATCCTTATTTGCCTTGATGTGCGCCATTCAAGCAGCCGTTATGATGTTGGTTACTCACACTAGCCCCAGCTTACGCTTCAAACCATGGCTCATGGTAAAACTTGATTAAGAAAACCCTAAATCCAAAACAGTTTTGCCTAACAACCAGAGGATATTATGTTTATACAAAAATTTGTCCATTTATATGGCAAGGGGTTAGGTAACATGTTGCATTTTCAGCACAACCGCACTGAATCACATTAACAGGTCTGTTCttggacaccccccccccattcctAGCCTTGATGGGATGTAGCAGCCAAAGCTTTCAATGGATAGATCACACACTCTCTTACTTAAGCAGTcatctcctcccccccccccccttaacacCAAAACAATCTTGCAAAGaggattatttatttataacaacCTCATTCAGGTTCTTTTTCTGTTTAGTTTTTGCAGCCACAGtatgaaaatgtttattttaaatattacttgtttcattcatttcagATTCGAATGTTATCAAGGGATATTGGTGTCATCGGAACATACCTGATTATTGCAAGTCGTTCTCACGAGGAGCTCAGCCGGCGATATCGTCTGGCAAAGTTGTACCCCATTGGACGGAGCCTTCTTGCATCTTATTTCATAGTCTTGGCTTTCCAGTTGAATCAAGAAGTGATCGAGCAAATGGCCTTTATTCATCGAGTTCCGGGCGGTCTCGCTGTAGTCTCTCTATTCTGCGTTATCTGTTTGATATCCAGCTTCATGTTAATGTCCGAGATGAAAGTTAAAACGTCTGTACGGATTCTTCTGGTGTTGCTTCTAATTATCATCATTTTCGTGGATTTGGATTTTAAATATTGGCAGGGGAAGAAAGTGGAATATTGGAATCAAATAACAATTGTTGGAAATGACGTTTGTATGCTGGCTATGTTGTTTATGCTAGCTGTATGACACTGGAACATGATTTATCTACCCTATGCAACTAGACTAACAACTATTTTCTTCACAGTTCACAAATATTCTCAACTGAAATTTGTCATTATGCACGAGTAGTGTAGACTTAATGGTGGTAATGGTAATGGACATTAATAATTTTAGTTTGTGGGTCAAAGCATTGATACAGTATTTTGTTACATACAGATGTCTGTAattattgaacaaaataaaatgtgctAGGGCATGTTTAAGTTTTAGCTGACAAAAAAGGAAGCAAGCttgataatttatttattttcacaaGGAGTGATTTGAGTCGTTTTGAAAATATTATGCGCCCTTTTTGTATACAAGAAACAAAATGCTTCTGTTACCTAGTTAACTGTCTCAGTGCTCTTGAAATGGTCCACAAAAAAACATGGTATAATACTGAATTAAACGACAACTCTCTATTTATTGTAATGCTTTTATTACTCTAAAATGAATCTTGgtaaaactgtcaaaacattttgtaataaaaaaaattaaatgcacataataaaataattacaagaCAAATGTTTGCCtactttgttttttatgtttgcCTACTTAGTTTTTTATGCTCGTGTAACAAAATCAAACTTAGTATACAGAATGGTAATTATCCTTAATGTTAAAAAGACTGAGACAACTAAACACACGTATAACGAATCACTAGTCTAGAGTGGTTGCGGACTTGCCAGGTAACAGTGCCCATAGTAATGTgctcatgctcagaactacgtaaacaatggaaggttacctggtaagtttgctgccacctagcgtttgtAAACTACCATTGACTTATCACCTCGATATGAGTGTTAATTTCCTTTTCCTTTCGCCTCTAAGGGCCTTGGTTCGAGTCCTCTAAGGGCCAAATAAACATTGGTTTGTTACCGTCGGCGACTCACGTGAACTTTCACATAGGGGGTTTCCCCCACCACATTTAAAACGCACATAAAATACTGGAAATCTAAAATAGTACATTTCATCCTACTTCATAGGTTCCTTATGTACAATATGGATTACAAAATAAGGCACATAATAAAAAATGTGATTCATAACCATCAATAGAGTatggtctataaaaaaattaagttattAGGCTAAGTTATGCCAGCTTCGCTCATTCTGGCAAAACAGTGCATTCACAGAATTGTTTGCAGTTTATTTTTACCATTACGAATTGTAcactttcctttaaaaaatatatatacatattttaAAATACCCAGCCATTTAGATGAAATCAACAGCGTTCCAGATTGATTTAAAAAGTAAATCTTGCTCTTCCACTACATGTGAGTGAACTTGCCCAAAGTGTGCTTGCAATTAGGGCAGGTGTGTACCGTGTCCTTTATACCGTCGATGCAGAACGGGATCAGGCAACATCCAAGCCACAGTCTGAAATCAGGGGGAAAGAATCAAAATATTATTAGGAATCAATTTGACTTCTGCAGCAAAAAAATTCATATCCGTCTCTCTGTTTTGTCAGCTTCAAGATAAcgtacaaaattgtttttttcatttccaATCCATAACTCCACTATCTCTTTAAACGCTGTAACAATTGTGCTCACTTTTCTCATATTAATGTTACAATGATTTAATGTATGATTGTGTGaaacgacgaaaatagaccatTATCCATCgggttaagaaaacaaaataatctccGTTAGGAATAtagaaacagctccccataaAAATATATATCTCACTGAACAAACTATACACTCATCTGCATTTTATATAGATTATTTCCACTAGGAAAAGAGATATCATTAtaaagaaaatatacaatacaTCTCTGTGTCTCTACCCCAAGTTTAGTCCCTATATAATAATATCGTGAGATATCCCCATGCACCGACTATTATTCAAACATATCTTTACTGTTGTTAAATTTAATGACGAGCACATGATTTGATTAGACGAGATTGTCTTTTCTGTTCAATGAAAATGACACATACGGAAGTTTACGAACACAGTGCAGGTGTTGAATTTTGCTTCGGGGATATGGAGTGTTTAAAAACATGTCACGTACAAAATCACAGACACATTACtcgatgggattcgaacccacgaatcTAGTTCGCTTGGTAAGACTGGTTATATTGCAagctaggtctgggagggcacatcttttttgatggcagtttttttttttttttttttttttttaatacttgtaAATAAGAAAATCGAATACCACCCTAATAATGCCCGTTATCTTTTCACCGAACTCTAGAAAGTACCAAATACAGTGCAAACGCACATCGCTGAAGGGTAAAATCAAGTTAATACTACGTTGTTGTACACAGCCTGACAAGACGTTTAAAGACCCTGTCCGCCCTTGGTAATTGTTTATAACTCGGTGTATTCTCAACAAAGgcctatgcacaaaataacaaacctgtgaaaatttgaactcaattgggcttcgagttgcgtgataataatggaagaaaaaacaccttgggcacacgaagttgtgtgcatgctttcatgcttgatttcgcgacctcatgcgtgtggtctcgaaatcaatttaaatattttactgatgaattacttctttctcaacaacttcGTTAATTTAGAGGAAGTCGTTTTTCACAGTGTTTTaccctatcaacagctctccatttcatgttaccaagtaaacttttatgctaacaattattttgagtaattaccaatagtgcccagtgcctttaaacaacataGAGATGTATACTTACCCAACTAGGATCATCCCACCGACCATCAGCCACACCATTAAACCAATCTCTTTGTGAGTTACCGTAGTGACTAAGTTGTTGCAGTTGGGACAATTCATAGTACATGGAAGTGCAGAGAAACCTGGTCTTACCACCAGTGTATTAGCGTAGCCTGGTGGCACTGGTGGTGGTACTGAACCAGGAACAGTCTGGGCCGCCGCGGTGTACACAGGAGGAGGATTCATTGGGTAGTCCCCCTGTTGTTGAGGTTGCATCGGGTAGCCTTCTTGCGGTGGAGGTTGCATCGTGTAGCCCTCTTGGGGTGGAGGTTGCATCGGGTAGGCCCCTTGTTGTGGAGGTTGCATCGGGTAGCCTTTTTGGGGTGGTGGCGGGCCCGAATACGCAGCCGGATATGGAGCCGGGCCTGGAACCGGCATCGGGGCACCTTGGCTCACGGGACCGCCAGGGTACTCTGAACAATAGACGAAGACCGAGAAATAAAAACGTCTCTTGTCAAAATCTCAAAATAGTAGGCCTTCGGAAAGTAGGTGATTGTGCCTCTGGCGATACACGCATAATAACAAACGAtgacagccattttgaaaaatgaacTGGACACCAAtctaacattatttttgttattttaaatgacaaATCTGCAAAGGCCCTAAAGTCTCTCCCACATGTAAACTGTTTTCTGTAAATGCAAGAAGAACAAGGAACCATCCTGAACCAACGATCAAACGAATATTACAAATGCATATAGCCGATTGcagtacaaaaaatacaaatgagTTATACCTTGAGTATTTGCTTGGCCGACATCTACAGGAACTTCTTTACTCTCCATGGTATTTCCCTCGACGCCTGAAGATACTAAAATGCACAAGTTAGTTTTGCAGTGttctaaaataaatttaaaaaatcaacatcATTGGAACAAGTTTCATTAGCATGTGACAGGTTCAATGATACAATTGGGCAACTTTGGAATGAGcggcaaaacaaacaaaggtcTCAAGTGATGCAGTTCCTGCTTCATAAAGTAGTGACTTATAGGCATTAGACTGAGTTGTGTTTCACGTACAACTGCTCATTATTTTTTAActgcacaacaacaaaaagtgacGACGGCAGGTTCCTTTAGTGTATAATAGCATGGGAGGAAAGTATG
Coding sequences within it:
- the LOC139944424 gene encoding transmembrane protein 101-like, with translation MAQQRSSLSHFLRKLGELVLTRFPFFCALAFTMLCSERESSRRPEGYPHTVIYVHLALLILEGSMMSFATQRSLFALMCAIQAAVMMLVTHTSPSLRFKPWLMIRMLSRDIGVIGTYLIIASRSHEELSRRYRLAKLYPIGRSLLASYFIVLAFQLNQEVIEQMAFIHRVPGGLAVVSLFCVICLISSFMLMSEMKVKTSVRILLVLLLIIIIFVDLDFKYWQGKKVEYWNQITIVGNDVCMLAMLFMLAV
- the LOC139944492 gene encoding stearoyl-CoA desaturase 5-like isoform X2 — encoded protein: MKTKGTKMSCSDQNEEVTDIDGGSPLLDVKPQAIIVWRNVVLMATLHGAAIYALLCLTWKCYLYTLLWASLLYWVGALGITAGAHRLWAHRSYKAKLPLRLLLAMFDCIAFQMDIYFWVREHRVHHRFSETNADPHNAKRGFFFSHVGWLLCRKHPDVIEKGSKVDLSDLMADPVIRYQRKYFLPLMLFFCFIMPTTIPTLWGESLWNAYFIAAILRYCLLMNSTWLVNSAAHLWGSKPYDRSINPVENALVSTLTGGEGWHNYHHTFPWDYRAGEFGWRINPTTMFIDLMAVLGQVTDRKTTSRESVKSRKLRTG
- the LOC139944425 gene encoding lipopolysaccharide-induced tumor necrosis factor-alpha factor homolog, with the translated sequence MESKEVPVDVGQANTQEYPGGPVSQGAPMPVPGPAPYPAAYSGPPPPQKGYPMQPPQQGAYPMQPPPQEGYTMQPPPQEGYPMQPQQQGDYPMNPPPVYTAAAQTVPGSVPPPVPPGYANTLVVRPGFSALPCTMNCPNCNNLVTTVTHKEIGLMVWLMVGGMILVGLWLGCCLIPFCIDGIKDTVHTCPNCKHTLGKFTHM
- the LOC139944492 gene encoding stearoyl-CoA desaturase 5-like isoform X1, with product MISEHMKTKGTKMSCSDQNEEVTDIDGGSPLLDVKPQAIIVWRNVVLMATLHGAAIYALLCLTWKCYLYTLLWASLLYWVGALGITAGAHRLWAHRSYKAKLPLRLLLAMFDCIAFQMDIYFWVREHRVHHRFSETNADPHNAKRGFFFSHVGWLLCRKHPDVIEKGSKVDLSDLMADPVIRYQRKYFLPLMLFFCFIMPTTIPTLWGESLWNAYFIAAILRYCLLMNSTWLVNSAAHLWGSKPYDRSINPVENALVSTLTGGEGWHNYHHTFPWDYRAGEFGWRINPTTMFIDLMAVLGQVTDRKTTSRESVKSRKLRTG